TTGAGGCATTGTTGATGGAAGAGGTCTTATCccagacaaagagagaaatgacagcggcagggaagaagaaaagaaaagtgagcaGGCAGAGAAACTCTACAgcttattccagagagagaggaaaataaagagatatagaacaagtataaagagaatagattaaatatgtctgcttacgTAAACCAataaccagaataaccagactacAGGAGAGAAGaagtaagaaggagaaaaggaagaaaaataaataaataaaatatatacatatataataagaattgtccaagaattaaatcaggCAGTGCAATGCCGCTGGGTGCCTTGGAACTGGTGGCAGTGCTGATCTGGAGGAGCAGCTCTCTGGTTTGTTAGTGTCAATCCCGCTTTGGTAGATACACAGTTACCAGGTATGGAGGggcatggtttggtgtaggcaTCTCCCGCCTCCACTGTGGGGCCCACAGACCGATCCCTGAGGACCCATCTTGGTGGTGATGGCGAGAAAAATGGCGACACCACAGTCTCCGCTCCATCGTCCGGCTGTCCCAAAGCACTCTGTTCAGACCATGTTTGCAGTGCTGCAGGCACGAACAAGGCTGTTTGTTCTGCTCCCCCGACCCCATGCCTCCCTGGCGCTCGGCTGGGACTTAAACCCCGATGTTTTACAGATTCTCTCTCCATACACCTGGGATCTGGGGAAGTGCCACTCGGTGCCACCGATATATGGCTTATGGCTGGTGGGCGCAggcagtctttgtcctttgaaaggttatataccttcttcccacagcactccaggaaggggattgctttctcccactgtggACTGTGCCTCTGAACTAGTTACTGAGCCTGGGGAAAGCCCGCggttagagattggatctttctcccTCCcggtctgtggtttttctcttgtttagATACAGTCCTAGGCGTCCCCagcctctgtttctcttccctttgtctctccgcagaaagggatccCTTCCCTCCATGCCTACACGGCCTGTTTTATCTCTTCCAGTTTGCAGTCACGCATCTGTGGCCTGCCAGGTTGTCCCCGTGGGTCCCTGGAGACATCTTTGTCACTCTGCAGCCCTGACTCTTGGAATTCGAAGTCCTTTGGCCttaacactgctgtgtttgagagaCAAGGGAACTTTGGGTCCCCCTACTACTACACCATGTTGGATCCCCTCCCTAACATGTGGTTTTAGAATCCACATCCTTACAGAATCAAAGTGGTAGGAATTTGGTATGGTTTGACGTTCACAGACCATGTTCATGTTACATGTAAGTTATTGTAAGAAGCTCAGGTGCCATGTACAGGAGGTTGAAACATCCTGGAACCCAGTGGAATGTGaatatttgtgcttttctttctttccagtagCTGGAAGTATAGGGAAAAAGACATTGGATTTAGTGGGATTCCTTGGTTGGAACCACATTGAAGGAGTGCTTAACTCCCCTgagccttctctctcttgcctttcatTGTGAATGAAATCCCGCAGGATTTATGATTATATCCAGACTCCTCATCCGGCAAGACCCGGCCCACGTGCCCACCCTCAGCCCATCTGTTCTCTCCCTCACATCCTGAGCTCCAGCCTCCCTGCAGGTTCTGGAGGCTTTGTATTTGCCATTCCCTGTCTCTGCCTGGGTGtctgttcttctgtttctttacagGCTGCTTTCTTTCAGGTCTCACCTCTCTATAGTATGTCTTCAGAAAGGCTTTCTTTGACCCTCTTAAATAGCCCCTTCCCCagcacccatgctctgtctcagaaccctgtttatttttataagttacccctatttatattttttgtttattgctttgTTTCTCCCATTCCCATATAGGTGCCCTGAGCGCAGGAGGCAGGTTTTTTGTTCCCTGGTCCTTGTGTGTGGGGTTAGTCACTTAGTGAGAATGTAATAGATGCttgataaatgaaatgagaaatgcaTGGCAGAGGACTTTGTAGGACATCTGGTGATAGGCACGCAgttcatttccttatttcctccGTTACTTAACTAGGATTATGCCCGGTTATGAAATGAACTGAGTTCCTGTGGAGTCACCATtgcttctgttctccctctctcccttttggATAAAGAAAAAACCAGTCCTAGGTGTAGTGCATGGTGATGTAGTGATCAGAGgtgatatgtgtgtgtggctGAAGGTGTCGATGTCTGACCTATACTACGATAGGAGATAAGAGTAGCAATTCCAGAATTTGGAATAAAGTGGCATATGAGGTAGATTACAGTTCCTTTTATATATCCTGCTTGATTCATTGgggatatttataaatatgttgagTTTTGCTAAAATTTTACACTTGTTTTTATCATTCAGTTCAAACCATGACTTCTATCACATCTaatgtacaaaaaatataaattgaaacacAGTTGAGTTGGGTGTTTTGCCTGTAGTACCAATGTTAAGGTTTGTTAATATCTTCCAGGAAagatatgaatgaaattgaagagaaatctaaagatataataaaattcactGCTGAGAAACTCTCCATAGATGAAgtctcacagttggtggtttCTCCACTCTGTGGTGCAGTATCCCTGTTTGTAGGTAAGTTGTGATTTTCACAGTGTGGGTTGACTGCATAAGACAATAGAAATCAGCAAGTGTTTTCCATGTTCAGTGTTAATAGAGGATTTTAAGATACTAAGAGCAGTAACCCATGGTGGGTagacactttttaatttttattcagattCAAACCAACCTGTGTTAAAGGCATTAAAAGAGTAGAATAAGAGTCATTATTTTCAGGGAGAATTCTGTATGTTCCAaatattgaggggaaaaaatggtggTGATACTAACTTAATGATAGTCCTGGGAGCATAATGTTTCCCATCCTGGTTTGTCCTATGAGTATTTTTGATACGTTTGCCTCATTAGCGACATtgtatttcctcatctttatgataattattttttggttttctaaccaaatgtttgtttttagaaaatttgaaagcaatTCGTAGGCAAATTGGTGTGCTgctgaaataatccttttttctattaatgtgtTATTTCTATTGTAAGGAaaccttaatatttttctttttctttcttttttttttagggactACAAGAAATAACtttgaagggaaaaaagtcaTTAGCTTAGAATATGAAGCATATCTACCAATGGcggaaaatgaaatcagaaaaatttGTAGTGACATTAGGCAGAAATGGCCAGTCAAACACATAGCAGTGTTTCATAGACTTGGGTATGATTTCCTTTAGCAATTAAATAGTTAATTGCATTTGTTTTCCATCATTGTGCTATTTTAATTCTGGAATCTTCTGTAGGAATCCTATATTAGCATGAGAGGAAGGTTTGTGTATTATTCTGGCAGACAGGCAGACAGTGGATAGCACCTCAAGGGCTGTTTGTTTCATTGTAACATCTGGAGAGTGCCTGATGCTAAAACAAAGTCCAAATGTGCCAAACTCGAAAAAGCCTTGTGCAGACACAAGGCCTGTGCTAATGTGTGCTAAAGTCCTTGAGGccttttaagaattgttttataGTCTGGACTCTATTTGTATGATAAGTctgttaatagattttttttaatgtagtgccTTTGAAGGTCATTAAATTAGTTGCCTGTTTATACCACTAAGAAGAGTGGAGTTCTAGACTTTAAAAAGAGCCCAGCAATTGAGACTCCATTTCTGTTATATTACATTagttgttattttgttattaaaaactaaatttcatCAATTctattctttaatatttgtttctatttaataTACTAACAAATTAGGCACAACCTCAACATCCCCTCTGCTGAATGCAAACGGGataaattactgttttttaattaacCTGAAGTTTAAAGTAGAACTGGATATTTAGTTGTAAGAATGCtttgctggaatttttttttcatgtgtttaataTCCTTTAACATGTGGATTCAGAAGAGATggcaatttttcttcttcattttgttaaagcTTAGTTCCAGTGTCTGAAGCAAGCATTATCATTGCTGTGTCCTCGGCCCATAGGACTTCATCCCTTGAAGCTGTGAGCTATGCCATTGATACTTTAAAAGCCAAGGTGCCCATATGGAAAAAGGTAAGGAAATATCTAATTTTGCCATTTGGACATGGTTTTTCTCACAAATTGTTTAAAAGATAAGGAATGAGATTACATGTAGAACTTGTATTCTAGGGTCTTCCCTGACTCTATagaattgtgttttctttatctgaaatagTATTTATGTAATATCTCCTTTCCAAAGTTTGTTAAGCATGAAAAGTACATGCCCCAAAGAAATGCATGGCACAGATTAGGCCTCAATAGTTGGTAACAATTGGAATTCCTTGTCTGGACTTTTCCATTGGTTCATATATGAATTCATTCACTTTGGATTAGAATTCCCTTGAGTTAGTCCTGTGGAGAGTGATAATAATGCACAGCTGTTCAGCAATAGGTAAACAAGATTTCTCGAGGCAAAAGAGCAAGCAACATTCTagaatttcttaggaaaaaagaGTGGGGTATTGCCTCTTTGGAGAAAATGCATAGTGAGTGGATTTTCAGACATAAATAGGAAATTCTAGTTTGTTTTCTGTCAACACATCAAACCAATCAGTAAGAGTGAATCTCTGGTTAAAGAGGACATTCTGAAGGGATGAAAAGACCCAACTCCTTAAGTTCTTCCATGGTGTAGTAACAGTAACAGTAACAGTGGGGTTGTTCTGAACTCTCAAACTTGTAATTGCCTTTAAGACTCTAGAATTGCCCACAGCATTTTGGCTGGGTAGCAAAGCCAAGGAGGGAATTAACATCTCAGATCAGAGGGCAGAGCGTGTCTTTCCTAGGAGCCTGCTGGCTCCGTTTGTGGTAGAGATGAACAAATTGGACTCTTACACAGGACCTATGAAACCCAGTGACCATGTTTTCTGAACAAAAACtgaaactggggtgcctgggtgactcaattggttaagcgaccagcttcggctcaggtcatgttctcacagttcgtgagttcgagccctgcatcgggctctgtactgacagctcagagcctggagcctgcttctgattctgtgtctccctctctctctgccccttccctgctcatgctctgtctctctctcaaaaataaagattaaaaaaaattttgaaatgaataaaaactgaCACCTGTTCTTATAAGGGGATACTTTGGGATTTGAAGATAGGATTTGTGACAGAAAACAGTCTCTGTGAAGCTCAGCTGTATGGTGGCTTTGCTTTGAACAAAGCTGCCACCATTTTGATAGACTACATGAGGCAGTCTCCTGAATAGAGTGAGTCAGGGAGAGCATTCTCCATTGAGTTGTGAATCTGGGTGGCagaggtagcttttttttttttaattaattttaatttaattttttcagatagtacaagcaggggagagggacagaagaagagaacctttttttattttttaaatgttatttatcttgagagagagaaagaacacatgcataggggagggacagagaaggagagagagagagagagagagaaagagaaagagaaagagaaagagaatatcctaagcaggctctgtgctgtcagcgcagaacccaacaatccatgagagcatgatctgagctgaaatcaagaatcagatgcttaacctgctgagccacccaggtggcttaagagagaatcttaagcaggatccatgcttagtgcggaacccaatgtgggacttgatcccatgaccctgggatcatgatctgagcccaaatcagaagtcgaacactcaaccacctgagtcATCAGGCACCCCAGTAGCTCTCCTTACCAAGGAGAAAGAATGGACAGCCTGCCCATAGAAAGTAGATGAGAGAGTAGGTCCCTGGAATAAGAGGAGGGTGGGCAGGATTGGGGCATCCTCTCATCTTTATACTTCAAGGTCTAGCTGAgctttctgtttacttttctgtCTGTAGAGGTTGAGAGGGTATATACAGTGTTCAGAGGAAGGTCAAATTTGGATTTCTGTCCCTCAGAAATAGGATTTGACTGGAGATTGAGAAGAAAGATTGATACATTCTTATTCCCCTCCCTTCCGAGTATCATCTCAGTTTGTGTCGGGTTCTAGTCCCACCTGTGCTTTGAGATCATTGGTGAAATAGCCGGGTAGGCAGGTAGGTGGGGCACACACTTACAAAGCAATTGTCAATTGTCTCTAGGGTAGAGCCCAAACCTGCTTAAGAACTTCTGTGGGTGGTCACTTAATTTCACACCTAGTGGAAATATTCCATCAGCCTGTGGAAAAGCATATATAGAAATGCTGAAGTAGAtgtgtttggaaagaaaaaagtgtttaaaattattaaagaccTTGCATCTTCCCTGTGTAACCTTGCTCAGGCTGTCTCCTGACATGGTCCCAAATGGAATTGTTTATTCCATTCTGTGGTTGTACCTTGCCTTGTTAAGTCTTCATGTCAGTGTTTCTCCCACTGGATTGGGGTCTTTAAGTGGAGGGAACAGATTTATTCAGTTTTCTCCTTTCAGTGcctcaaacaaatatttattggattgtTGGAAGAGTAGCAGATTTAACTAGATTCATTTGCCTGAATTTTTCTGATGCAGTTGAATTTGTTAAGCCACTCTGTTTTGAATACCTGTTATGGTTCTGTTTTTCAGGAAATGTATGAAGAATCATCATCatcttggaaaagaaacaaagagtgcTTTTGGACAGCCAGTGATtaattcacacatttttttttttagagaactaAAATTAAACTTGGTAAACTGTCTTTAatcacattttgatttttcttttctagaagttAAGCTAGTTTACTGAAACACAGTCTCTTGTGTTACACCAGTgggacaaaagggagaaaaaaaaatgagtgttaGGATGAAGGCTTATGCAGGAGCCACAGATAGAGAAAAgactttagggaaaaaatggTAGAGTAAATTTAAATGTGAGGAAAGATGCCTGTGGTAGACATACCATTCCATGAAGTAGGAAATTtaaattacttatatatttttttcaatgagaagcaaaatgaaagcattttattttctttgaaagtaaTAGATGGTCAGTGAgtgaaatattttgtgattttgtggATATTTTTGTCCTTTGGATATGATGTTAGAGTTCTAGTATATTTCAGTTTATTGTGAGAAGTAGTGGTCAAGAAGCCAGTAGTTTGAGTCTTGATCTCAAATCCTTGAATGAACCTGTTGGAGAATTTGAAAACAGATTCTTAGATGTCTCTCGAATCTAGCTGCTACTTCTGAATCCCACTGCCGCAACTCTCGTCCAAGCCACCGCTCCATTTCTCTTGGACCGTTGTTGTGGCCCTGCTGACAGCACCCCTCCTGACACTCTTCCTTCTCCCATGTGGGTCATTTCATCCTCCTCAGAGCCTTTGGAAAGCTAATCCCATGCTGGAGCCCCACAGTCCTCACCGTGGTCTATGGTCTATATGCTTGGGCTCCTGCCTGCCCCTCACCTTGCTCCAGCCCCCTGCTTTGCTGTGGCTGGTATGTAGTAGGCTTATTCTGTCATAGGGTCCTTCCTTGTC
This DNA window, taken from Panthera uncia isolate 11264 unplaced genomic scaffold, Puncia_PCG_1.0 HiC_scaffold_438, whole genome shotgun sequence, encodes the following:
- the LOC125918099 gene encoding molybdopterin synthase catalytic subunit, encoding MNEIEEKSKDIIKFTAEKLSIDEVSQLVVSPLCGAVSLFVGTTRNNFEGKKVISLEYEAYLPMAENEIRKICSDIRQKWPVKHIAVFHRLGLVPVSEASIIIAVSSAHRTSSLEAVSYAIDTLKAKVPIWKKEMYEESSSSWKRNKECFWTASD